From a single Ovis aries strain OAR_USU_Benz2616 breed Rambouillet chromosome 23, ARS-UI_Ramb_v3.0, whole genome shotgun sequence genomic region:
- the LOC105604502 gene encoding elongin-A-like, with translation MSGDRHRRPSEVYVVQRGPEGGPYDAPRARLGFSQDHGLCAPHRREAGSLSWGYQSPHDDKHPLGAKEYKKSSTLTSQKSVLASSREESPRPVPSDRAKENPPSTSVKEEERRRRGIQFSPSFGHTSDFKKQKQEDSEKTKPDKNKQSLNRLDITEGTKGLLPMVKEKATDNQKIQEGKVRPPHLNGKPDGSLPEVEETDMDNECKPPTMFFHSFLNQDQPREEKKKIMKTSATALEEKEPKKNDSSQNLDLVQELPEVNENRSEKQQPSGNVWAKLEKVPIDAPVWPDLPLPRISAKYHPLPASRLMSSFRPKQKALSSPQKVEEVGFTGCRMNSKMQVFSGSKCAYLAKMMTLRQQCIWVLKNNINSIFKVGGVPYSVLEPILKSCAPDQLYRIEKYNHTLVQETDQLWKIHCHQNFRKERPQEHESWREMYMRLQDAQEQRLRALTVNIQTAHANKPKGRQAKMILLNSLAQPLSDVQRRRQFETQEAAVPEKVKIKPAPYPRETSHTPSSSNGLNLTHEKPAHTCSSTTSTHLPQVVNGRKPVKKIAPMMAKTIKDFKNRFSRR, from the coding sequence ATGTCCGGGGACCGTCACAGACGCCCCTCGGAGGTCTACGTTGTACAGCGGGGACCTGAAGGAGGCCCCTATGATGCTCCTCGGGCCAGACTGGGGTTCAGTCAAGACCACGGCCTGTGTGCCCCCCacaggagggaggctgggagccTAAGCTGGGGGTACCAGTCTCCCCACGATGACAAACACCCTTTGGGTGCCAAAGAATACAAGAAGTCTTCTACTTTGACCAGCCAAAAATCAGTCCTGGCTTCCTCCAGAGAGGAAAGCCCGCGGCCTGTCCCCAGCGACAGAGCAAAGGAGAATCCGCCTTCTACTAGCgtcaaagaggaggaaagaaggcgCCGCGGGATCCAGTTTTCACCTTCCTTCGGGCACACTTcagactttaaaaagcaaaagcaggAAGACTCAGAGAAAACCAAACCAGACAAAAACAAGCAAAGCCTCAACCGCTTGGACATAACAGAGGGGACAAAAGGCCTGTTACCCATGGTGAAAGAGAAGGCTACCGATAACCAAAAGATTCAAGAAGGGAAAGTAAGACCTCCCCATTTGAATGGAAAGCCAGATGGCTCCCTCCCTGAAGTTGAGGAGACAGATATGGATAATGAATGCAAGCCGCCCACCatgttttttcattcattcctcaACCAGGACCAGCctagggaggaaaagaaaaagattatgaAAACTTCAGCCACTGCTCTAGAAGAGaaagaacctaaaaaaaatgACTCAAGTCAAAACTTGGACTTGGTTCAGGAACTGCCTGAGGTGAATGAAAACAGATCAGAGAAGCAGCAACCATCTGGAAACGTCTGGGCCAAGCTGGAAAAGGTCCCCATTGATGCACCTGTGTGGCCAGATCTTCCATTACCCAGGATCTCCGCCAAGTACCATCCACTTCCTGCCTCTAGATTGATGTCTTCCTTCCGACCAAAGCAAAAAGCACTGTCTTCACCCCAGAAAGTGGAAGAAGTTGGATTTACTGGATGCAGAATGAATTCTAAGATGCAAGTGTTTTCTGGCTCTAAGTGTGCCTATCTCGCCAAAATGATGACCCTGCGCCAACAGTGCATCTGGGTACTTAAAAACAACATCAATTCAATCTTTAAAGTGGGAGGAGTCCCATATTCAGTTCTTGAACCCATCTTGAAGAGCTGTGCACCTGATCAGCTGTATCGCATAGAGAAATACAATCATACACTAGTTCAAGAAACAgatcaactatggaaaattcaCTGTCACCAAAACTTTAGGAAAGAAAGGCCACAAGAGCATGAGTCATGGCGAGAGATGTACATGCGGCTTCAGGATGCCCAAGAGCAGCGGCTTCGAGCACTGACGGTGAATATCCAGACTGCACATGCCAATAAACCCAAAGGCCGACAAGCAAAAATGATCCTACTCAACTCTCTGGCCCAGCCACTTTCTGATGTCCAAAGGAGGCGGCAGTTTGAAACACAAGAAGCAGCTGTCCCTGAAAAAGTCAAGATCAAGCCAGCTCCATACCCCAGAGAAACCAGCCATACTCCCTCCAGCAGCAATGGCCTTAACCTTACCCATGAGAAGCCGGCCCACACATGCTCAAGCACTACCAGTACCCACTTGCCACAGGTGGTCAATGGCAGGAAACCTGTGAAGAAAATTGCTCCCATGATGGCCAAGACAATTAAAGATTTCAAGAACAGATTCTCCCGACGATAA